The DNA segment gatgagtgaaaacatttgtaGAGAATGTGAAGCACCAGGGACCCTTCATGTACCAGGTTAAATACAGGATCCTGAGGGCTCAGAAACTGATGAGTGTTAAACCTAGGATATGCAAAGAGATGGGATGTGTTTGTTCTAATCCTTTGCACTGGATAATACCTCCCAAATAAACAGCATTTCAATGGAAAGCTTAGTGTTTTCATTCAAGTTATTGGCTATATAGCACCCTTTCCCCCTTTTAGAGAGATGCAGAGTACTGTACTATTCAGTGAAAAGACAAACATCCAGATagattgaaaggaaggaaaatatcttATGGCTTGTACCAAACTGCAAGCAGTAACGCATAGTCATTGCCAAGTAAGTAAAATACAAATCTAAGTTTACAAGGTCAATTGGACAAGGTGAACTCAAATCCTAAGTCACCACATACTCACATATAGAAAATCGTTTCCTGATCTTATACTAAATCCAAGgaacaaacaaatgtaaataaatagttCAAAGATACAATAACTTATTTTAGGATAAACAATAAACTTTTTTGTTAGCTTATCTTAAACTAATCTTCAAACCAGAATTTTCAAAACCACCATTGTGTTTTagaaatttttgataaaaatgttgACTAATAGAACCTGGATGCTTTACTACCAAAAAGAAGTAAATCTGAAAGTATCGTTATCTAGTTAAACAAGCACTATGGTCCTTAAACCAGTTTGCATCTCTTGCAACTTTTGTCTCAGAAGcatatagttaatatttttgtcCCCCTTCATAATCAACcacctaaagaaaaacaaagttataaaACTGTCCGCCCTGTTGGAGGAAAAATACTAAGGAGGTGGATAGCAATATCCAGCAATaaccatatatttttctttatctacatttttagtttcttttaaacaGTTCTAGAACAGCAAAGGATGGTTATATTCATAAGCTTAAGTAAGAGTAAGGTTTCCTCCAAGTTCTGAAATATATACATCTATGCCCTCAAAACACTGCACATATCACTCACCCTTCCTttaggaagaaactgaagttaaAGTTAAAGGATTTCCTTGGATACTTTTAAGTAAAAGTAAATGATAAACAGAAGCAACTGAACTGAAGAcaaattccaaaattaaaaaaaaaaatcaactaaatcaAGTACACGGTTTGACCCTATGTCTCCTTGAAAAGCAATAAAAGCATTTTGTCCAGGTTTGATATACAGAAAGGTTCATGCAGTGAGTTGCAGGGGGCAGGCTTTCCTTTTACAATTCAAACGCAGGGAACCTGGCTTTTGTGGGCACTAGAAGGTCAGCCAGGAAATATATTGTTCCAGCCAttcctgaaggaagaaaaagaggcaaaagttATCACACCACATGACTCCGTTTTATAGAGTGGCTTCATTCTCTAGCACCAATGACATTATGATACTAATGGCAACGACTTAAAGGAACCAAGCATCTGTTTAATATATGATGCAGGTCAACATGAGAGGAGATCACTAGTGAGGTGCTCAGTCTCTTCATCCAAGTGgaagacaggagggagagttgaACCAGAGAAGTTCAAGACACAGCCCTGTCATTTATCACGTCAGCTCCTTCACATGGCACCACGGGCCACTTACCTGTCTGAGCTTCCGTGTCCTTATTTGTGACATGAGGATAATAATGTCTGTATGTTTTTGCTGAGATGATTTATGGTGGCATCTGCAAAATGCCAGGCCTGTGCTTGGCTCCATAAAGGGTAGTCACCATTATGACTACTTGTATTAGGTCTGAGATGGTCCATGTACTGCTTGATTTTTAATATTGAGTTCTTATATTAGGAAGTAAAGAGGTAGTTTAAGAAATGACTATAAAATTAACTTGTTGATAAAGCTCAAATTCAAATACATTAATTACCAAGCAGAGAAATAGATGCTGACATTATAAGGCAACTAAGTAAGGAGTGAAAAATACCTtcaaagagggagaagggagtgtCCGGTGTTCTGCATCCGTGTTCTCCGTAATCTAAGCACCACTCAGCAAACTGAAAGTGAGACCATGTTAATTATGGTAGTGATTTCTTCCAGAGACCCCCAAAAGTTGATAAGGATTCCGTAAGAATTACTCTGAAAAGTCCAAAGCTATCTTCAGGGCAGAAAAAAGGGGTTAGTACAGAGAAACAGATGGTCTGAAAGAGTatgaaggatgggagggaggaatgtCATGAGCCATCTGAGCCACTGTCTCCAAGGTTATCAGAgaaaaacttctttcttttttttccccccataaatGTTGAATAGAACTGTGTCCTTATACAAGAAAGCTAATTCAACTGAAGGGGTTTAGAAGGCTTTTCTTAAATAACTGGATTTGTTCTACAGACTCGTGGTTataaagtaaatgaattaaatcaGATTGACTGGAGCCCTCTCTACAATCTCCTGGGGGAATGTGTTTTCTTGCCGGTGGTTCTGGTGCCTACCTTACAGGCCCTATACAGGTACTTCACGTCCTGTGTGAGGTTGTACAGTGTCAGGAAGGCATAGGCGTTCCCGGCGGTGCCGTGGCACAGCCCGTACCCCTTCTTCAACAACCCATACTGCCAGATCATGTCAGCACACTGGTACGCATCATTGAGGTAGTGTTCCTCTCTGAACACCTGCAGAGCCAAGGGAAAGTTTTATTACAAGGGATATAAAAAGAAACGTCTATTGACATTCCTTCCAGATGGGAAAGGGGGGGAGATAGGGCAAGAGGGGCGAGATAGAAGTGGCTTGGTAAGAAAGGGTAAGGGATTTAGAGCCAGAGAGATGTGTCGTGTGGGTGGGGACAAATTATAAAAGCTTActagctttgctttttttttcttttttgcttttaaataactGTACATGACCTTGTCTGTGCCATCCACGTTTTGTGTGCGCTCTGTGTTTATGTACATAGGTGTTAGTGGTGAAGTAGCATTGATTTTACTTGTGACTTGCTATTATCATCAGTTAATTTCCAAAGAACTGCATGCTATCTTCTTTGGTTAACAATAATGCCCTTCACTGTTAGGAAGTTTCCTTATAAATGGGGAAGAAACTGTATATAAAATTGATTATAAAAACTGATTTGATTACAAAATACTATGTCAGAAAAATACAGACACATCTCTCCAATCTTTTGTGGCCTCCTATATATTGATCAAAGACTCAAGAAATATTCTTAGTAGACAGCTTTAATATCTCATTGCAAACTAAATGTTCTTAAAAGTAGAATAAGGTGGTTTAGAAAGTTCTTCCATTATATTCAACTTTCTGAAAGTAAAATTTGATGTACTAAATGCTTACTTAGAGTATGAGATACCAATGCCTATTCATAGTCCACagatttgtaatttgtaatttgtaGATTGTGCACCAACAGACATAGATATCTTggtttacttctatttttttttttttctttttctttcaaataaaaccCTGTTCTTTGATTATGGCTCTGCCATCACATGCTTTTTAAGAAAtgattatttgcatttcttttatttggtaaagtaagagaaaatataaaagttgtaaattttgtcatttgaagtgtataattcagtggcattaactacATTTACAATGTTGTATAATCATCACTACTATTTCCAAAacgttttcatcatcccaaacaaaCTCGGTGCCCATGAAGTGATCCTGCACCTCgtcccccatccctcccaccgGGCACCAGTCCCTGCTAGCTTCTGTTCTATTCTCTTCCTGTATGCATTTGCCTGTTCAGATATTACATATTAACCATCAcatcatataaaaggaatcatagagtatttgtccttgagcatctggcttatttcacttggcattatgtTTCCAAGGTCCCTGCTGTTGTAGTATGGATCAgaagtttattcttttgtatggctgaataacattccagtGAGTGTGTAGGGGCGGGATATCACATTTCGtattttggcaattgtgaatgatgctgctgtgGAACATATGTGCACAAATATCTACATGAATCCTTGTGTTTAAATTTTGGGGAATATAAACCTAGGAGttgaactgctggatcatatactAATTCtacgtttaattttttgaggaactaccaaactCTCTTCTATGGCAGCTGCACCGttttacaatcccaccagcaatgcacaagaaAGGTTCTGTTTTCAACCGAACTTCTGGGATACTTCTCTTGGCTCCACTACTGCTGCTACCATCTTGACTATTCTACCTGTCAGTGAAGCAGTCTCCTGATCTAGGAAAATAGTATCTGCTTTGGTACAGAGGGATACTGTAAGAATGATTAGAGTCCATTTAGCAAAATGATCTTAGGTCCAACAAGTAATGTATCTACTGCTCCTTTAAagattatacataaaaataattttaagttatagAATTTTATGTcccattttccaaattatttcaaaaatgagaaaactcacAGTACCTTATAGGCCTGGATAAGCATGTAGATTACTCCAGGTGAACCATGACACCAATGGACTAGCAGATCCCGATTATCATCCACACAAGGAGGGTAATTGCCAGAAGGAAATTTCAGCTGGCAGACATAGTCTACACTGGGCTTGACCAAACCATGTAACTTCATATGGCTCACCTGAAGGCTGGGctaaaaatgaggaaaggaatcATTAGTTCTGCTGAAGCAAACAGATCTTCCTAAGTCTCAGGGATGAGATttaaaccagaaagaaaacatgacCACAAGGAACTAGATTTGGATTCCATTCCATATATTTTAACCTATTGGAACAAACTAAAATTAGGCTATCAGTTAACTCTTGAGATCTTACGTacatactatatacatacatataattttccTAAGTCAATGCAGGAGCACAAGAGACCTTTCCTAAGGTTTTAATACCTTAAGCAAACTCTGAAAGCCACAAAGAGATGCATTAGACAACACAAGCATAACTTTCACCATTACATTTAGAGAAATGGTAGCTGTTTCCAATAGAGGAGGATGCTAACAAGTTGGAAGACCTGGAATTTAGATCCAGGTTCTAGATTAAAGCCTTTTTGCAGAGGATTTGGGACTGATATTTATGCAGGATTATTCTGATACAACGATGTACGGATTGATGGGACACACTGCCATAGGGCATATAAGCCTCATTTTTCATCTAAGTTTTTAGTTTCTCCTTTGGTCCTGTCCTTAATTCATTGCATTGCTcgctttttcaaagaaaaaaatcaaagtgtctTTGCCAGGCAGCGGGTGGGCATGTGGGGTGAGGGAACAGGAAGGGGCATGAAGCACACGTACTGACCGTGCACGAAGTTCTTCAGGGCATGTACAGATTTCACTTTACCCACGGAATATCGTACAAGCTCAGTTTAAACTGCTAGAGGagaattttccttaaatttgCAGAATTTATCTCAAATGAACTACAAATAATAGTTTGTTTTATGTTGATACATAAGCACCTACTGGAATGGACTTTTTGGATTAAGAATTAAATCATTTCAAATAGACAATAATATGCCAATGGAAAATTTGGAACACAGGTTTCCAGGTTTCTCACTATAGCCACCAAAAGGAGGCAGATGGACAGTAAAATGACTCCTGATGATCTGCTTCAATGAAAGGTCATGAGGCTGTCCAGTCACTGACATGTAGGACTCTACCTCACCTTTAAACTTCAGAACACAACTCTCTTTTCCTGAAAACTTAAGAATATATATTCACTTCTGGAAATACAGAGCCAGTGGAGGCTTATGCCAGAAAAACAGTCTAAGTCTGAATTGTCAAAACTCCTCATTCTAAAACTCTTAATTGAGAAGTGCAGAACAAATACAAAAGTTGGTCTCTTACTGCCACTAACACTCCAAGTGTGACTTTGCATTCAAAGGCAATAATAACCTTGAGTTTTTCAGCTTCGTTGTCATTGTTTAGCTATAGGGAGAGGGAAAGTCTGACATTGATTTTGCATTATTGCAGCCGGCTACTCAACCAGCTAATAGTATGTATATCCAAGCACTCATGTTGAACATATTAATGAAACACTTTTCTTTATGCTGCATTGTACTTTGGGAAGGTGAGGGGGGCACCTTTGATGccattaaaaatcaattttcttttgCTATGGATTTTTATTCCCAAGTGCCAATTTCTCCTTAAAAAGAGCTAAATAAGCCCCCAGAAAGGATGCTTTCATGACAAGTCCTCTTCTGACCTCCCCTGCCAGGTTACGCTTGCTGCAGTAAATTTTATTTGGCCTTAGTCTTTTCGACTTTGGCTAATGTCCCTCTATAGTATTAGATCCAAAGAGCTGTTGGGCACAGTGCATTCAGCTGTTTTTCAGGTAAGTTACACAAAATCCGCCAAAAAGGCTCTGTGGCTTTGCTCTCTAAGTGAACCTCAGGCAACACATggtcatttgttttctattgattTTGTTCTTACTTCTGGAATTTGTTTCAATGGGTTGTGTCTAATCATATGCAATAATATTAATCCAAGGCATCTGCTGAGACAGCAGAGCAGAGCACGAGGCACGGCGTGCTGAAGGACAGGAGAACACTTCAGTCTGCAGGAGTGGCACTAGGTGGGCAAGGACGGTCACCTACAAATTGAATGTCATCTCACAGCGCGGTGCCTTTTATGCGCATGCACTTTCACATGCACCTTGGCAAATGCTGCCCTTGTTTGTCTAGGCCAGGAAACTGCAAGGAGAGTGATGCAGCAGTCGGCGGGGTGCAACACCCGAGGGCAGTGCTGGTGTCCTCACCCCGGACAGTCCAATCGGCAGGCGCATTAGCAAGTTACACCATCTTCCCCTCTTACCTGCAGCAGGTAGTAATAAATTCCTGCCAGGCCATGAGCAGCCCCCACATAATATTCTTGGTACCATTCATACATCAGTGGAGTCTTTGCTGTGAAGTTTCTCTTTTTAGCTAGGTTTTCCCCAGAGGTTAAGATTGTTTCACAAACCTACAGGGAGAAAACCGATAGCAATAATGAGAGAACCAGAATAAAAATCTTGCCAGTGGAACTTTCTGCTAAGAGGTATGGAGAACATAGTGAATGGGACGTGATCTTTTGGCCATGGACGGGCACAGATTAATTCTCCTCGCAGAAAGTAGGGGTGACTGTATTCTGCCTAAAGGACAGAGATACAGAAATCCTGAACTCTCTTTACTAGAGCTGACAAGAATTCACTTGTCCGAGGAAAGCATGAATTCCTTCAGGCATGAAAGGAGACACCTGCATGTGGGAGGTGAGATCTGGTTCTCATCTTTGGAAGGGCCATACTCTCACACGGAGCAGGCTGCACTTCTCACTCCCAGTCACTCTCTGTGTTTCCAACAGCACTCAGAAGGACAGTGTCAGCTCTCTGATCCCGCCTGATCTTTAGAGGCCGACACACCTGTTTTCCACCTGGGCTATGCTAActagagaaacaaaaccagtagTTGAGGCATCCTAACAAGGGGATCCTAACTGAGATCCTAAAAAGAttccaaaaagcacaaaaatgtggtACCTGCTGAATATGGCTTTGAGGAATCTTTTCCACTCCAAAGTTCTTATTCACAAAGAGAAGAGCGTAAATGTAGCCCATTCGTCCATAGAGAATTTCATTTGGAGCATGGGGATCAATCTTATTTAGATGAATTAGCCTGGGAATAAAAATACATGCCTAAGATAACTTGAAAGGGATCAGATAATGGTATATACTTAAAACTGGGacattcaaaaatacatacacataaatatatgcatagaaatattatatattaatttactattacagttaaacattttaaatatactataattaatatataaactaaacattttcatatatttatattataaattgttatatattattacacATTAAGTGCACTGAGCCAGACCACAAAGGGTAGTCCGGGTTCAAAAATTATCCCTCGACTAAATTTTTCTACAGTTCACaatagaaatgagaaacaaattcaAAGGATGAAATCTACTTGCACTGAATGAAAAACCTGCTACACCCCACTTACTTACCTCCTTCCTTAGTTCATTTCTTAACATGTCATCAGGCCTCCGTGAAGTGTCTGTACAATGGCCTGACGTACCACAGCCGGGAAGACGTGAGAGAGCACAGAGGCATCAGTCAGCCTCCCTGTCTTCCCAGTCTCCCAGCCGTCCCACCCTTCTTTTCAGAAACAACCACGGTTACCAAATTCTTGGATAGTCCTAGAATTATTTTATGCACATAGAAACATAAATATGCATATCTATATCTCCCCAAATGTTCTGTGACTTGCTATTTATCAATACATCTTGACAAACATTCTACATCAGCACATCCAGAGTAGTCTCATTCTTTATCGCAGCTGTATAGTATCCCACTGAAGGGATATATTATAAGATATTGATTCCCTACTGATAGACTCAGCGTGGCTTGCCACAAAAAGTTGTTTCCGGTTATGGCTCCATGTAAGACGGAGTAAGCACACTCCAGCCTGCCTCTCCTGGTAAACGCAGCTCCAAGACCTGGAGAGAATGCGCAGAGCAGCTCTTTGAGGACTCCAAACAGTAAACAGCAGCAGGCAGAGTAGGGAAGACCAGAATTTGAAGTACCACCAAACCAGTGGTGAGTTTACCATATTTTCATCTACGGTATTCTCCTGGCCTGAATTCAGAATAGTCCCAAACCTGGAAGTGAGCCCCAAGGGCTGAAAGAGAGTCCCGGAAGAAACCCTTGAGTTCTGTCTCAAGAAACAATGGGAAAGGGCATGCATGCCTGACATAAGAGACAgtgagttttctttattttctctcttcttccctccgtTTACTCACACCCCGGGCCGCAAGCAGTCTCACAGGGTTGGCAGAAACGAAGGCAACAGGAGCCCATGGAAGCCAGGTCTCTGAGGGAGGGACCCTTCCTCACAGACTGGAGGAGCTGTGGTCCCAGGAGGGTGGGGTAAGCCTCTACTGTTTCACTCCTTTCTCACGTTGCCAGCATTTAGCCCCAGATTCAGCTGCAGTCGTGGGAATACTTGGCAGAGTGGATTTCTTTCCAGAGGACCAAAAAGGGAAGCCCCAGGGAACCAGGAACTAGGTGGGGTTTGCAAGGAAAGGAGCTCAGGACAGCAACCATATTTGTAGTCTGAACTCAGAGAATGAACTTTTCTGCCTTTCgtaggggggtggtggggagggtatGGAAAGCAAATAGGATAAGTAGGGAAAATGTCTTTGCTCTTTTGGATTTTTATCACATGAAATTTTGAAAGTACATCTCAATTACCCCTAAATTACCCTATATAGTCAATGTGTTTTCAGttattaaaacaatataatttttgGTGAAACTTGACAAAATATCAGTCTATTGGAAAAGTAAGAGGGAAGAGCCAGGGAATTTCAGGAAAAGAGCAGTAATGAGAGGACATCAGCCCTACCAAATAATAATGGCTTTGTCCTCAGGTAGCAGATGACACTGACCGCACTGCCTGAGGACAAAGCCATTATTTGTTTGTAAAATTCTCTTGTTGTCTGTGTAGAAATTTACTTTCAAAGTAGTTAAGTATAAACAGTGCCTGTGCAAGTATCTCATCTAACTTTATATATCGGGAATTATAAGCATACAAGCACTATTTAATATAAACActataataaacatttgaagCATCCAGAATCACACCCCTGGGGTGACTGGCTATACTTGAACGACTCTTATCAGGAATCACCATTCAGAGGCACTCGGCACTTGAAATAAGTTTATCAAAATCTACACCAGAGGATTTGCTGATAAGTGTAGTAAAGAATGTTAAGGACGGTTTTTTTGTTGGTGGGATGAATGGTGAAGACAGGTGGAAGGTGTGGAAGATGATACTGGCTCTACTACTGTTTGATCAATAAGACCTAATAAGATTGTCTGGGGACAAACGTGGTTTTCTCTAAGTCACAAGAACAGGGCAGGAGActacctgtgtgtatgtgtgtgtgtcttacttCCTAATCAGTGTTTGTACACTTGGTTTCTTTATTTGGTAGAACTTGGTTCACTGCTCGTGCTTTCATTTTAACGTACTTAGTGTTAAGGTTACAGCTGAGGGGGGATACAGCTCCTACTGCTAATCTCTGGAGGCCACCAATAtctacaaaacaacaaaaacaaacaaaaacctaacaaGTGCTGCCACGTCTATAACCAACGGGTATAATGAAGACTGTCCTGGCTCCATAGGGAAGGTACTTGTGGAAGAACAGACAATTCCTTTAGCCCAGCCCTCCCCACTCCACTTCCATAAGGCTGTGGTCGGGGGAGAGGAACActcacaatttaaaattaaaaagccacgTCTTAATAACCTGAATGAGATGCTTTTGGTGACTGAGGGGGCTAACAATTATGAAATAGACTAAGTACAAGTTATAAAAGTGTCCTTAAGAGAACTCACTCCTGGTCAGGAAAGAGGGGTGTGAAAAAGCACGGCGGGTTGCAGTTACCGACAGTTCTATTATACCTTGTCGGTTATATTATACCTCAACAAATGGAGGCATCTCATCAGATTGGTTAAACATGCAAATGCTGGCTCatgtatgttttttcttctatatgtATAGGCATTAAACTCGCAGTGGAACAGTGGTTATCTTAAGAATAGGGACATGGTGGGCAAAGGTCACTttcaattttcttgtttcttaagatttTCCCCAATGTTAACAGGACTGTCTGGTTGGTAGAATtatgggccttttttttttctacttcagtaTCATACAGAGACACacccttaatatttttaaagaacttaagaatatttattaagaaaaattctattttattctcatGCCAGAACTGGTAACTCAGTAATGTTGTgatcttaacaaaataaaatctttttactGGATAAAAACTCAACTGTTGTAGTAAACAGAAGGAATACTTCAGaggtttgatttaaaaatttattaccaAGTTTTAATGTAAGCATATTAAATTGTATTGAATTTAGATATGAAAAAGCATTTTTGGTCTGctattataaaggaaattgaattattcaaaaaaggaaaattactgtgaattttttaaacaaatactgcTCTATGGAAGTTACTCAGAACAATTATTGCATTAACTCCAATGATGTTCTCACCTAAATGTGTTTGAACCACGTTTCCTTTACAGGCCAATGTTATGGATTATATTACCACTAGGTGGCGATACATAATCAGCATTCCAATTATTTTGCAGCCAAACGCATTTGCATTTTGGAAGTTTAAAGTAGCAAAATCCTTTCAAATGTTTGAAGATGAAGTATTGCTCAGAGTATCTGCTTGAAATAATACTTCAGACTTTAGGGTAAGAAAggaagtattccttttttttttctggatttgaaTTCAAATCCTTAAAACTCATTAGCTGGTTCTGATGATTACTAAACATAGCATTTTTAACTGCATGTTTTACAAGCTACATTCTCAAGATAAAGTGAAGAAATGATAGCATATATAGTCATAAggttattttgtgtgttttcaaaaaCTCAAAACCAGAAGCACATCATTGCAGCTCCATTTGTTTTGCTATGTTGATATTAATAGCAACCAATCTTCAGAAGAGACATGGTACTGAAATGTCACTGAAGGAAGAATAAGGACATATAAAACCAGGATAGTTCTGTTCCACTCCTATTTCCCGAGGGTGTTACTGGGGAGAGTTTTTACCTTATATCATCTAAAggtttgtaactttttaaaaaggagtcctTTTCTTACTCATCACACTACAAAAGAGAGAGTGGATACTTTCTGACCAGAAAGCCCAAAATCATTATTCTAAGTCTTGGTCCCAAAGCACTTTGTATATCACATCAGTCACTGAACAGTCAGTAGGAACAGTCAGTAGGCAGTGCTCTCTTTGCACGGTGGCACCAACTGTGTGTGGAAGGAAGGGTGAAAACGAACACAGTACAAATCAAACAGAACGAAAAAAATTGTGCTATTTATCCTTTTCCTTGCCACCTGCCTCCACTAACAGCAGGACATTTGAacatgaacacagacacaaagacacacactCCTTTTTAGGGAGTTATAGACCCGTCTGAAAAAAGTGTTAAGTGTTCTCTCCATGCTGACTACAATTTGGGGTTTTCTACAGACCTGTGGAAGCCCTAAGATTCTCAGAGCCCCAAAGTTAAGAATCCCTATCTTAGGGAAACATTGACTCCTTTGTCTCTATAACTCAAAATGATGATTCTGAAAGACCATCATATTAAGAAAAACCAGGAAAGGTAAGCTGAAATGGGATGTTGGTGGTGGAGCATAAGAGGTGCCACACACAGAACTCTGCCATTTCCAAAGGGCTATGTGATGTGAGGAAGAAGGGtcagtaaaaaatgaaacaaaccagtAGGTTTAATATCTAATGACATCAAATTATTTCAATTGAATGGAGAAGACTTACAGATTTTTCccttaaaagggaagaaatgtgaaagcaatttataaataattcctttttttccctgttgTGCCATGaactctagaaatgaaaaatcaaaactgtGGCCATGAGTAGCCTATTTTCCTACCGTATATCCACATTCTATATGTTTCATCTTAACAAATCTATTGGCTATAATTATTATCAAAAtgttgataaaatttttaaaaagatgtaaataacaAAACACCTTTATTATCAAGgtgtcaaaaaaaagaaattttagtttaCCGTTAAGagtattttataataaaccaataTTAATATATGGTACTATTCCCCCAAAGAGTGTTTCTTCGAACAGTAGGCCCTGAAATGTCCTGAGAAAAGGGGCTGTCTACTTGACAAGTATGGCAAATTCCACTCCCTACAGTCACGAGTTTCCCCCGCGCATAAAAGCTACTGAAGGCTCTGAGCAGCCAGTAAAGGTGCATATTTAACTTTGTTTAATTAGCACGTACCCAGTCTGAATACATAAATCTTGTTTTCATGTTTCATATAACAATTACTATCTGGTTGTACATATTTTGAGAAAGGCTGGCATTATGTATAAAATACTGGGACCACTACAGCTTATTTTTATGATACTTAAGAATGATTCACTGAATGAGACTCCCTTCGGAGTCTATAAAGCAGATGTGTGgctaaaaaaacccagaaaggtaGTTTCTGTGTTGCAAATCTAGATGGTATatgcatttgccaaaactcaACAAATATCAATCAAACTTGGGCAGGTCACTGTGTGTAAACTTTAtgtcaaaagaagaaaactaaacagGTATTGAACCCAAGTAAATGATATATATGCTTTAGTATTTAGAAGGAAGGATACCGATGTCTGCAATTTACTCTGAAATACATCCCCCCCCTCCCAAAAGGATTAATAGTGGATAGAGGAATACATTGATGGATTAGATCTGTGATAAAGCAAGTATGGtaaaatgtgaatgtgaatgcTAGAATTTATGTGGGTAGATATACAGGTATTCACTGttctttcaacatttctgtatgtttgaaatttttcataataaaattttgaggggggaaaaaccTGTAGTTATTAGCATTTTAGGCCAAAGCCTGTTAATGAAATACACACCACT comes from the Acinonyx jubatus isolate Ajub_Pintada_27869175 chromosome C1, VMU_Ajub_asm_v1.0, whole genome shotgun sequence genome and includes:
- the LANCL1 gene encoding glutathione S-transferase LANCL1, whose product is MAQRAFPNPYADFNKSLAEGYFDSAGRLTPEFSQRLNNKIRELLQQMERGLKSADPRDSTVYTGWTGISVLYLHLYDVFGDPAYLQMAHGYVKQGLNSLTKRSITFLCGDAGPLAVGAVVYHKMNNEKQAEDCITRLIHLNKIDPHAPNEILYGRMGYIYALLFVNKNFGVEKIPQSHIQQVCETILTSGENLAKKRNFTAKTPLMYEWYQEYYVGAAHGLAGIYYYLLQPSLQVSHMKLHGLVKPSVDYVCQLKFPSGNYPPCVDDNRDLLVHWCHGSPGVIYMLIQAYKVFREEHYLNDAYQCADMIWQYGLLKKGYGLCHGTAGNAYAFLTLYNLTQDVKYLYRACKFAEWCLDYGEHGCRTPDTPFSLFEGMAGTIYFLADLLVPTKARFPAFEL